From a single Lactococcus carnosus genomic region:
- the ptsP gene encoding phosphoenolpyruvate--protein phosphotransferase, whose product MAEKLTGIAASSGVAVAKAYLLVQPDLSFETVTVENTDNEEARLDTALEASTGELNVIREKAVDSLGNEAASVFDAHLMVLADPEMIGQMKETIRAKKTNAETALKEVTDMFIGIFEGMEDNPYMQERAADIKDVTKRVLANLLGKKLPSPATIDQEVIVVAHDLTPSDTAQLDKKFVKAFITNIGGRTSHSAIMARTLEIPAVLGTNNITTLVTDGQLLAVNGITGEVIIDPTETEQADFIAAGKTFADQKAEWALLKDAETRTADGKHFELAANIGTPKDVVGVNENGGEAIGLYRTEFLYMDSQDFPTEDEQFDAYKAVLEGMNGKPVVVRTMDIGGDKELPYFDLPKEMNPFLGYRALRISLSAGGDAMFRTQMRALLRASVHGQLRIMFPMVALLTEFRAAKQIFDEEKANLIKEGVVVADDIQVGIMIEIPAAAMLADQFAKEVDFFSIGTNDLIQYTMAADRMNEQVAYLYQPYNPSILRLINNVIKAAHAEGKWAGMCGEMAGDQTAVPLLVGMGLDEFSMSATSILQTRSLMKRLDTVKMQELANKALTECGTLEEVAALVEAYTK is encoded by the coding sequence ATGGCAGAGAAGCTTACAGGTATTGCCGCATCTAGCGGTGTCGCAGTTGCCAAAGCTTATCTACTGGTTCAACCGGATTTGTCATTTGAGACAGTTACTGTCGAAAATACTGACAACGAAGAAGCTCGCTTGGATACTGCCTTAGAGGCAAGCACAGGCGAGCTTAACGTTATCCGCGAAAAGGCCGTAGATAGTCTTGGAAACGAAGCAGCATCAGTTTTTGATGCACATTTGATGGTATTGGCTGATCCAGAAATGATCGGTCAAATGAAAGAAACTATCCGTGCTAAGAAAACAAATGCGGAGACAGCGCTTAAAGAAGTAACGGACATGTTTATCGGCATTTTTGAAGGTATGGAAGATAATCCATACATGCAAGAACGCGCAGCAGACATTAAAGACGTTACAAAACGTGTGCTTGCAAACCTTCTTGGTAAAAAACTGCCTAGTCCAGCAACAATTGACCAGGAAGTGATCGTTGTTGCACATGACTTGACACCATCTGATACAGCGCAACTTGATAAGAAATTTGTTAAAGCCTTTATCACAAATATTGGTGGTCGTACAAGTCACTCAGCAATCATGGCACGTACGCTTGAAATTCCAGCTGTTCTTGGTACAAATAATATTACAACACTCGTGACAGATGGTCAACTTTTGGCTGTTAATGGTATCACAGGTGAAGTAATTATTGACCCTACTGAAACTGAACAAGCAGACTTTATTGCTGCTGGTAAAACGTTTGCAGATCAAAAAGCTGAGTGGGCATTGCTTAAAGATGCTGAAACACGCACTGCTGATGGCAAACACTTTGAACTTGCTGCGAATATCGGTACACCTAAAGATGTTGTTGGTGTAAACGAAAATGGTGGCGAAGCAATTGGCCTTTACCGTACTGAATTCCTTTATATGGATTCACAAGACTTCCCGACTGAAGATGAGCAGTTTGATGCTTATAAAGCAGTTCTCGAAGGCATGAATGGTAAACCAGTTGTTGTACGTACGATGGATATCGGTGGAGATAAAGAGCTTCCTTATTTCGATCTACCAAAAGAAATGAATCCTTTCCTTGGTTACCGTGCACTTCGTATCAGCCTATCTGCAGGTGGGGACGCGATGTTCCGTACGCAAATGCGTGCTTTACTTCGTGCTTCTGTTCATGGTCAATTACGTATCATGTTCCCGATGGTTGCCTTGCTAACTGAGTTCCGTGCAGCTAAACAGATTTTTGATGAAGAAAAAGCTAACTTGATCAAGGAAGGTGTTGTTGTTGCTGATGATATTCAAGTTGGTATCATGATCGAAATCCCAGCTGCAGCAATGCTAGCTGACCAATTCGCTAAAGAAGTTGACTTCTTCTCTATCGGTACAAATGACCTCATCCAATACACGATGGCCGCTGACCGTATGAACGAACAAGTTGCTTACCTCTACCAACCTTATAACCCATCAATCTTGCGCTTGATTAACAATGTGATCAAAGCAGCGCATGCTGAAGGTAAATGGGCAGGTATGTGTGGCGAAATGGCTGGAGATCAAACTGCTGTACCACTTCTAGTGGGTATGGGACTTGATGAATTTTCAATGTCAGCTACATCAATTCTACAAACACGTAGCTTGATGAAACGTCTTGACACTGTTAAGATGCAAGAATTAGCTAACAAAGCCTTGACTGAATGTGGTACTTTGGAAGAAGTAGCTGCTTTAGTTGAAGCCTATACAAAATAA
- a CDS encoding DeoR/GlpR family DNA-binding transcription regulator — MLKNARKQKILDLVDRTGYVTLEMLSQVLATSESTIRRDLTELDQSQKLRRLHGGAESLSHLRYEEDVAEKSVKNVQHKLRIAQKAVSKLKHDDVIFMDAGTTVAMMTEFLLDFDNLTVVTNSVHTASALMDKKIKTIIIGGAVKPTTDAVTGNFAVQQLMSFNFSKAFIGANGISRDGGITTPDEEEATVKRVVLGQSKEKFILADSSKLGKIYFAKFAEFDKSIDIITEEINDLHSNT; from the coding sequence ATGCTAAAAAATGCTAGAAAACAAAAAATTTTAGACCTCGTAGATCGGACAGGTTACGTCACGTTGGAGATGCTGTCACAGGTCTTAGCGACTAGTGAGTCAACGATTAGACGTGATTTGACTGAACTAGATCAGTCTCAAAAGCTTAGACGGCTACATGGTGGTGCAGAAAGTCTATCACATTTGCGTTATGAAGAAGATGTTGCTGAAAAATCGGTAAAAAATGTGCAACATAAGCTTAGAATTGCGCAAAAAGCGGTCAGTAAACTCAAGCACGATGATGTTATTTTTATGGATGCTGGGACAACCGTGGCGATGATGACCGAGTTTTTGCTTGATTTTGATAACCTTACAGTTGTCACTAATTCAGTACATACTGCTTCTGCTTTAATGGATAAGAAAATTAAAACAATTATCATTGGTGGTGCAGTAAAGCCGACCACTGATGCAGTTACTGGAAATTTTGCAGTCCAGCAGCTCATGTCTTTTAATTTTAGTAAGGCATTTATTGGGGCAAATGGTATCTCACGAGATGGTGGGATTACGACACCAGATGAAGAAGAAGCGACAGTCAAGCGAGTTGTGCTAGGCCAGTCAAAAGAAAAATTTATTCTAGCGGACAGTTCAAAATTAGGAAAAATCTATTTTGCAAAATTTGCAGAATTTGATAAGAGTATTGACATTATAACGGAGGAAATCAATGATTTACACAGTAACACTTAA
- a CDS encoding phosphocarrier protein HPr, which produces MASKDFHIVAETGIHARPATLLVQAASKFTSDINLEYKGKSVNLKSIMGVMSLGVGQGADVTISAEGADADDAIAAISETMTKEGLAGE; this is translated from the coding sequence ATGGCATCTAAAGATTTTCACATCGTAGCTGAAACAGGTATCCACGCACGTCCAGCAACATTGCTTGTTCAAGCAGCTTCAAAATTCACTTCTGACATCAACCTTGAATATAAAGGTAAATCAGTTAACCTTAAATCAATCATGGGTGTTATGTCACTTGGTGTTGGTCAAGGCGCTGACGTTACAATTTCAGCAGAAGGCGCTGACGCTGATGACGCGATTGCAGCAATCAGCGAAACAATGACTAAAGAAGGATTGGCTGGAGAATAA
- a CDS encoding 3-deoxy-7-phosphoheptulonate synthase, giving the protein MTFKALSKKLEIADIKELGKLSEATKAIKAGRDRELEAIIKGEDNRILLVIGPCSSDNEAAALDYAHRLAKLQEEVKDKIFMVMRVYTAKPRTNGDGYKGLIHQPDATAQPNLLNGIKAVRELHYKVITETGLTTADEMLYPENLRIVDDLVSYIAVGARSVENQQHRFVASGIDVPVGLKNPTSGNLNVMFNGIYAAQSPQNFLFNRTEVETQGNPLAHAILRGALNEYGKNIPNYYTDNLLDAIASYDKMGLQNPFIMIDTNHDNSGKRYLEQIRIIRQTLINRKWNPLIHKYVRGFMIESYLEDGRQDEPVVFGKSITDPCLGWDKTVALINEIYETL; this is encoded by the coding sequence ATGACATTTAAAGCGCTCTCTAAGAAACTAGAAATTGCAGATATCAAAGAGTTGGGTAAACTCTCTGAAGCCACTAAGGCGATAAAAGCAGGTCGTGACCGCGAACTCGAAGCCATTATCAAGGGAGAAGATAATCGTATCTTACTCGTGATTGGGCCATGTTCTTCTGATAATGAAGCTGCAGCGCTTGACTATGCACATCGTTTAGCTAAACTTCAAGAAGAAGTGAAAGATAAAATTTTTATGGTGATGCGCGTTTATACGGCAAAACCACGTACAAATGGAGACGGCTATAAGGGCTTGATTCATCAGCCAGATGCAACGGCACAACCGAATTTACTGAATGGGATTAAGGCTGTTCGTGAATTACACTATAAAGTGATTACTGAAACAGGACTAACAACTGCAGACGAAATGTTGTATCCTGAAAATCTGCGTATTGTAGACGATTTAGTGAGTTATATCGCTGTTGGTGCACGGTCAGTTGAAAATCAACAACACCGTTTTGTTGCCTCAGGGATTGATGTGCCAGTAGGGCTGAAAAATCCAACATCTGGTAATCTTAATGTGATGTTCAACGGTATCTATGCTGCCCAATCACCACAAAATTTTCTGTTTAACCGAACAGAAGTGGAAACACAAGGTAATCCATTAGCCCATGCTATTTTGCGTGGTGCTCTAAACGAATATGGTAAAAATATTCCGAACTACTACACTGATAACTTATTAGATGCGATTGCTAGCTATGATAAGATGGGACTTCAAAATCCATTTATCATGATCGATACGAATCATGATAATTCAGGGAAACGATATTTGGAACAAATCAGAATTATTCGTCAAACGTTAATTAATCGTAAGTGGAATCCGCTTATTCATAAATATGTTCGAGGGTTTATGATCGAATCGTATTTAGAGGATGGGCGACAAGATGAACCAGTTGTATTTGGTAAATCAATCACAGATCCGTGTTTAGGATGGGATAAAACAGTCGCATTGATTAATGAAATATATGAGACACTTTGA
- a CDS encoding 3-deoxy-7-phosphoheptulonate synthase: MGIHQKGNAIDIAKIKTHAKLTDDALAKKKARDLELMQIIKGEDDRVLLVIGPCSSDNETAVLDYAHRLAALQEAVKDKIFMVMRVYTAKPRTNGDGYKGLMHQPDTSKLPDLINGIHAVRDLHYKVITQTGLTTADEMLYPSNLHMVDDLVSYHAIGARSVEDQEHRFVASGIDVPTGMKNPTSGNLSVMFNAVHAAQNKQNFLYGNAEVDTDGNPLAHVILRGATNEYGENVPNYYYDNLLKAIAQYEKLGLQNPFIMVDTNHDNSGKQFMEQIRIVRQTLINRDWNDKIKQTVRGFMIESYIEDGRQDTPEVYGKSITDPCLGWDKTAALVNEIYTTLNK, from the coding sequence ATGGGAATTCATCAAAAAGGTAATGCAATCGATATCGCTAAAATTAAAACACATGCTAAATTAACAGATGACGCATTAGCTAAAAAAAAGGCACGAGACCTTGAATTGATGCAAATCATCAAGGGTGAAGATGATCGTGTCTTACTCGTTATTGGGCCATGTTCCTCAGATAATGAGACGGCTGTATTAGATTATGCCCACCGCTTGGCTGCCTTACAAGAAGCAGTAAAAGACAAGATTTTTATGGTCATGCGTGTCTACACTGCTAAGCCAAGAACAAATGGAGACGGCTATAAAGGGCTGATGCATCAACCAGATACGTCGAAATTACCTGATTTAATTAATGGTATCCATGCAGTTCGTGATTTACATTATAAAGTGATTACACAAACTGGTTTGACTACTGCAGATGAGATGCTCTACCCCTCTAACTTACATATGGTAGATGACCTAGTGAGTTACCATGCAATTGGTGCACGTTCTGTTGAAGATCAAGAACACCGCTTTGTTGCTTCAGGAATTGATGTGCCAACGGGGATGAAAAATCCAACTTCAGGAAATCTTAGTGTCATGTTCAATGCCGTACATGCAGCACAAAATAAACAAAATTTCTTATATGGTAATGCAGAAGTTGATACAGATGGTAATCCGCTTGCACATGTTATCTTACGTGGTGCAACAAATGAGTACGGAGAAAACGTCCCAAATTACTACTACGATAATCTCTTAAAAGCGATTGCCCAATATGAAAAATTAGGCCTTCAAAATCCATTTATCATGGTTGATACCAACCATGATAATTCAGGTAAACAGTTCATGGAGCAAATCAGAATTGTTCGACAAACCTTAATCAACCGCGACTGGAATGACAAAATCAAACAAACAGTCCGTGGCTTCATGATTGAATCTTATATTGAGGACGGTCGCCAGGACACGCCTGAGGTTTATGGGAAGTCGATTACGGATCCATGCTTAGGTTGGGACAAGACAGCAGCGTTGGTAAATGAGATTTATACGACGTTGAACAAATAA
- the pfkB gene encoding 1-phosphofructokinase, producing the protein MIYTVTLNPSIDFLVRLPEFKVGEVNRMTSDDKFPGGKGINVSRILARIDSNSTAFGFLGGFTGDFIKEKLEAEAIVTDFVKIASDTRINVKIKSDIESEINGAGPQISEAERAQFFEKLAVLTASDIVVLAGSAPASLGQDFYLDVINKIKAQGAEFVIDIEGDVLVKSLANQPLVVKPNNHELGAIYGVEFETVEELIPYGHKLLSDGAKYAMISMAGDGALLFADGKTYFARAVKGVVKNSVGAGDSMIAGFVGEFAKSHDAVKAFRQGVACGTATAFSDDLASAEFIQEISEQVVVEER; encoded by the coding sequence ATGATTTACACAGTAACACTTAATCCATCTATCGACTTTCTAGTCAGACTACCAGAGTTTAAGGTTGGGGAAGTCAACCGAATGACAAGTGATGATAAATTCCCAGGTGGTAAAGGGATTAATGTTTCACGTATCTTAGCACGTATTGACTCTAATTCGACAGCATTTGGCTTTCTTGGTGGGTTTACAGGGGATTTCATTAAGGAAAAGTTAGAAGCTGAGGCAATCGTTACAGACTTTGTAAAAATTGCATCTGATACACGTATCAACGTGAAAATTAAATCAGATATTGAGAGTGAAATTAATGGCGCAGGACCACAAATTTCAGAAGCGGAACGCGCTCAGTTCTTTGAAAAATTGGCTGTTTTAACGGCTTCAGATATCGTTGTCTTAGCTGGATCAGCTCCCGCCAGTTTAGGTCAAGATTTTTATCTAGATGTCATTAATAAAATCAAAGCACAAGGTGCAGAATTTGTCATTGATATTGAAGGTGATGTATTGGTTAAATCACTGGCCAATCAACCATTGGTTGTCAAGCCAAACAATCACGAACTTGGTGCCATATATGGTGTTGAATTCGAGACTGTTGAGGAGCTCATTCCTTATGGTCATAAATTGTTAAGTGATGGTGCTAAATATGCCATGATTTCTATGGCCGGAGATGGTGCATTACTATTCGCAGATGGCAAGACTTACTTTGCCCGGGCAGTTAAAGGAGTGGTTAAAAATTCTGTTGGTGCTGGTGATTCGATGATCGCAGGTTTCGTAGGTGAGTTTGCAAAATCACATGATGCAGTTAAAGCATTTAGACAAGGTGTTGCATGTGGTACCGCAACAGCTTTCTCTGATGATTTAGCATCTGCTGAGTTTATTCAAGAAATCTCCGAGCAAGTCGTTGTTGAAGAACGTTAA